The genomic DNA GCCTGCGCTTCTACACGTCCCAGGGGCTTTCCACCGCCGAGGTCACCCAGGTGGTGGGCTACATCACCCTGAGCTTCTGGGTGGGCTTCCTCTCCGTCGGAGGGGCGCTGTTCCTGTTCGATCCTCCGCCCATTCCTCCGGAATTGCACCTGCCCCAAGTGGGCCCTCGGCTCATTGGAGGCCTCTTCCTCGGCGTCGTTCTCTTCTACGCGGGGCTCGTGCTCCTGCGGCGCGAGCCCGTGCGCATCCGGGGCTGGCAACTGCCCATGCCCACGCGCCACCACCTCATCTGGCAGGTGCTCGTGGCGGGAGGGGACTGGCTCTTCGCCGCCGCCACGCTCTACGCGCTCCTGCCGGGCCACGACGTGTCCTTCCATGCCGTGCTCGGGGCCTTCATCGTGGCGCAGATGTCCGGGCTCCTCAGTCACGTGCCTGGGGGCATCGGCGTCTTCGAGACCGTGGTGCTGCTCTTCCTGTCCGATCGCATCCCCAAGCCCGTGCTGCTGGGGACGCTCGTCGTCTACCGCGCCGTCTACTACCTGCTGCCCTTCGCGTTGTCGGTGGTGCTGATCGGCCTCTACGAGGTGGGGCAGCGCCGGGCCCAGGTGCAACGGCTCGCCGGTTCAGCGGGCCGCTGGGCCTCGTCGCTGCTGCCCAACGTCTTCGCCCTGGCCACCTTCACCACGGGGGTCTTCCTCCTGGTGTCGAGCGTCACTCCGGCGCTCGATGGCCGGTGGGCGTGGGTGGACCGTGTCGTGCCCCTGCCTGTCCGGGACGTGTCTCACCTGTCGAGCGGCCTGGTGGGGGCGGGGCTGCTGCTGCTCGCGCGCGGCATCCAGCGGCGACTGGATGGGGCCTATGTCCTGACCGTGGTGCTGTTGGGGGTGGGGGCCGCCGTGGCGGTGCTGCGGGGTGGAGAGTTCCGCACGGCGCTCGTGCTCGCGGTGCTGTTCGTGTGCTTCCTGCCGTGTCATCGCGAGTTCTACCGGCGCTCCTCGCTCCTGCACGAGCGCTTCACCGTGGGGTGGGTCCTCGCCATCCTGGCGGTCCTGGGGGCCACGTCCTGGCTGGGCTTCTTCGTGCATCGGAACGCGGAGTTCTCCAGCGAGCTGTTGTGGCGCTTCGTGCTGCATGGGGACGCGCCGCGCTTCGTGCGCGTGAGCGTGGGCGCGGCGGTGGTGGTGGGAGTCTTCGCCGTGGCGCACCTGCTGCGCGCGCTTCCGTCCCAGCCCGAGCGTCCGTCCTTGGATGACCTGGCCACCGCGCGGGACATTGTCTCGCACTCGCCCGATGCCTTCGCGCATCGCGCCTTGCTGGGGGACTTGACCCTGTTGTTCAACGCGTCGCGCACGGGCTTCGTCATGTCCACCCACCAGGGACGCGGTTGGGTGGCGCTGGGGGACCCCATTGGTCCCGAGCCAGAGCTCGCGGGACTCGCGTGGCGGTGGTTCGAGGAGGTGGAGCGCCACAATGCGATCCCGGTGTTCTCCGCGGTACGGTCCGAGCACCTGCCGCTCTACATGGAGCTGGGGCTGTCGCCGCAGAAGGTGGGCGAACAGGCACGGGTGGCGCTGCGGGACGGAGCCCCGGAGGACTCACGCCAGGAGTGGGAAGGGTGTGGCTTCGAGGTCATTCCTGGAGAGGGAGTGGGCGCGTGGCTCGCGGAACTCGAGCGGGTGGCCGAGGACTGGTGCTCGCGTCGGGGACGCGGGGACGTGGGAGCGCTCGACGCACGGGCCCTGGCGCTCGGGCCGGTGGCCCTGGTGCGGCGCGAGGGCAGGGTGGTGGCATTCGCCAGCATGTGGACGGGCGCGGACCGCGAGGAGGTGTCCGTGCGCCTGTTGCGCTTCTCCGCCGAGGCGCCCGTGGGCGTGATGGACTGGCTCGTGGAGCGGCTGCGCGAGTGGGGGCGTCGCGAGGGCTACCACTGGCTCGATCTGGGGCTGACCCCGTCGGCCGATGCCGAGGAGGCCTCGCTCTCGCCGACATGGAGCCACCTGAGCACCTGGCGCTTCGTCCACGGCGAGCACTTCGAGGACCTGCCCTCCCTGAGAGCCTTCAAGCAACGGTTCCAGCCCCGCTGGGAGCCGCGCTATCTGGTGTCTCCGCCGGGGCTCTCGCTGCCCTCGGTGCTCGAGGACGTGGCCGGCCGTGTGAGTGCCGTGCGCTGGGTGGGGCTTGAACTGGGCGGTGATTCCATCCTTCGCCACCCGCCGCGCATTCCATCTTGACCAGGATGTTGGACTCGCGTGTTAGTCGCCGGTCTCGCGCTCGTGGGCGCAGGAGCTGGAGGACGACATGAAGTTGCACTGGGGGGCGTGCTGCTGCTGGGGTACCTATTGGTGGGCTGTGCGACGACGCGGGTCGTGCGCCTGGACACGGGAGAGGGCGCGCCCATCGTCTACACTTGTCAGGCGACAGGAATTTTTGACCCCCTTACGTCACTAAAACTGACCCCCTCCCGGGCTCGTTGTTCTACGTCGAGATGCTCCGTCGTTCTACTGCGGATGTCCGCCGGAGCGCGCCCTCGCTGCTTCTCGAGCGAGGGCGCGCGGAGGCGGCTTCCGAGGCTCAGCGCCCGGGTTCTGCTCCGGCGTCAGGGGTCTGCGGCGAGCCACGGCCCAGCAGCCCGGCCTTGCGCTTCTGCCGCAGCCGGTAGCTGTCGCCTTGAATCAGCAGCGTGTGGCTGTGGTGCAACAGTCGGTCGAGGATGGCCGCCGCCAGCACGTCATCGCCGAAGACGCCGCCCCACTGGCCCACCAGCTGATTGGTGGTGAGAAGCAGGCTGCCCTTCTCGTAGCGACGCGCCACCAGTTGGAAGAAGAGGTGGGCACTGCGCTTCTCGAAGGGCAGGTAGCCCAACTCGTCCACCACCAGCAGCTTGGGCTTGGCGAAGTAGTTGAGCTTGTCCTTGAGCACGCCCTCGCTTTCGGCCTTGGCCAGCGCCGCCAGCAGTGCCGTGGCGCTGGTGAAGAGCACCGAGTGTCCGCTCTCCACCGCCGCGCGGCCCAGCCCAATCGCCAGGTGCGTCTTGCCCACGCCCGGTGGGCCGAAGAGCAGCACATTCTGCGCCTGGGCGATGAAGCGTCCCGTGGCCAGCTCCCGCACCAGCTTCGCGTCCACCGAGGGCTGCGCCTTGAAGTCGAAGTCCTCCAGCGTCTTCACCGCGGGGAAGTGCGCGATTGTTATCCCCATGCTCACGCGCTTGCGCTGCTTGGCCCCCATCTCCTCGCTCAGCAGCGCGTCGAGGAAGTCCAGGTACGTGGGCTCGCCGCGTGCCGCCTCCGCCAGCAACGCGTCCAACCTCTCGGCCAGGTGTCCCAGCCTCAGCCGCTCCAGGTGCTCGCGCACGCGCGCGTGGACCAGCTCGTGGCTCATGCCGCACCTCGCCGCGCGCCCTGCTCCACCACCGCCGCGTAGTCCTCCAGCGAGCGCCCGAGCGCGCTCAGCTTGCCGCCGCTGCCCTCCACGGGCTGCACGGCGCGCGCTCGCCACAGGCCCTCCCAGTGCGCCTCGTCGACGACTCTGCCATGCGGCTCCTTGCCCCGCGCGTGGGTGGCCACCAGCACTCCGGCGTGGAAGATGCGCACCTCGCTGTCTCCCACCTGCACCTCGACGCTCTCGCGCACCAGCCGGTGCGGCACGCTGTAGCGCACCGTGTCCACGTCCACCAGCGCGTCGTTGGCCACCTTGCGCTTGAGCCTCTGCTGACGACGCGGCAGCGCACGCGCGGGCAGCGCTCGCAGCGCCGCCTTCTCCTCTCGCTCGAACCTGTCCAGGGGCCGCTCGTGCGTGGTGCCGTGCACGCGCATGTCCGCTTCTGCCATCCACTCGGCCAGGTGCCTCTCCAGCTCGCCGAAGGAGTCGAACTCCCGGCCCGCCAGCGCGTTGCGCTTGACGTACTTGACGCCCGACTCCGTCTTGCCCTTGGTGCGCGCGCGGTACGGCCCGCACGCCTTGGGCGTCACGTCCCAGTCGCGGCAGAACTCCACCCAGCCCGGGTGGAAGCGCACCGTGCCGGCCCGTCTGTCGTGCTTCTCCACCAGGGGCCGCGCGTTGTCCCCCAGCACCTCCAGCACCACGCCTCCGAAGTGCACGAACGCCGCCGCCACTCCCTCTCTCCAGTCGTCTCCGCGCTGATTGAGGAAGGCGCGCACGAACAGCCGCCGCGAGAAGCTCAGCACGGCCACCAGCAGGAACACCTTCACCCACTGCCCTCCCAGCCGCACCTTCTTCTCGCCGAAGTCCACCTGCATCTGCTGCCCTGGCTTCGTCTCGAAGCGCACCGTGGCCACCTGTGCCGCGTGCTCCTGTCGTCGCTTCTCCTCCACCGCTCGCTGCACGGTGCGCACGCCTGCCTCCACGCCCTCCTGCGCCAGCAGCGCCTTGACCACCACGGCGTTGCCCTCCGCCGCTCCCGTCCACAACTCCACCGCTCGCTGCTGCTCGGCCTAGGTGAGCCGCCTCGCCTTGGGCCTCACCTGCTTCTCGGCCGCTCGGCCCGCGCGCACGTAGCGCCGCACCGTGTTGCGCGCCACGCCCACCTCGCGCGCTATCCGCTTGTGGCCCCAGCCCGCCTCCGCCAGCACGCGGATGCGCCGCACCACTTCCTGCTCCACCATCGGCACCTCCGCCGCGCGGGGTGCCACAACTTCCGCCGTCTCTTCCATCGCACTGACCTCCCAAGTCCAGGGGCTCTGGAAGGGGGTCAGTTTTAGTGTCGCGAGGGGGTCAATTTTGCTGTCGCTCTACAACACTCCGCCGAAGAGTCAGCACATCGGGATTGGCGAGAGCGAATTCCAGAAGGCGATGACTCAGCTCGTGCTGGACATGCGCTTCTCTCTTCGTCTCGAGGAAGAAGGGATCCCGCGCGTCCGGCTCGCCTTGTGGGATGCATCGCCTCATGTTCAGGACGAAGACCCTGGTGCAGGGTGCTCCCGGCGGGAACATCCGGGCGAGTGTTTCTCCCTGTTGGATGACGGCTTTACCTTTCTGGACGCCAAGGCACGGCGGAAGATGGCCCTGTCCTTCGCCTGGGATGGGGTATGGCGAGGGGTTCAGGATGCCGTGAAGGAGGTTGTCCATCCGCTCGCCTTCAAGGCGATGATTACCTCTGCGATGGCAGCCTACATGCTCCTCGTTGTGGCGCCCGAGCCTTTGACGAAGCTCGTGGCCATCGCTCTGACAACCGTAACCGTTCACCGACTCAGGCTGAGGCCGAGAGTTGGACCGAGGCATGAAGGGGCAACAACGAGGGAGTCGAAAGGCCCCGTCGATGTGCGTGGAGGGTGTCCGTCAGGAAGTCCAGCACGCCTCGCCGTTGCAACTTGAGGGTGGTAACGGTCGTGAGGATTCGTTCCACGAAGAGGCTGCCTTCGGGGCCTTGCGTGCCAAAGGATGTCTTCCTGTACATGACCGCGTGACGCAGGCACCTCTCGGCGAAGTTGTTTGTCGGCTCCACCTCCGGTATGTCGACAAATGTCCACAGGCACTTCTCCCACCGGAGGATTTCCCGTGCCATGCCGGCTGTTTTCTTCTGCGCGCACACCGCGGCCCGGCGCAGCAGTCGGCCCACTTCGCGCTCCACCTCGGGCATCCTCTTCTCGAAGTCCTCCCGTGCCATCGCGCACCCAGTGGTACCAGGTGAAGAAGCGCTCGACTTGCCGCATCAACGCCTCGCCAAGCGGCCCTCCCTCGCCGCCCCGCTCGATGAAGCCCTGGAAGTCGCGCAGCAGGTGGGCCCAGCACAACTGCCTCAGGCCCGGGTCATACCATGCGTACGCGCTCCACCTGTCACTGCCCAGGATGCCCGCGAAGTCTTCTCCCAGCAGCGCACGCGCTACCTTGGCCCCGCGACTCCGAGCGATGTGAAAGACAGCCACCAACGCCGTGGCCACCAGCCACAGCCAGGCACGTTGGCCTCGGCCTTCCCGCCGCCCCTCCACCCACCCCGTCTCGTCCGCGTGCACCCTGTCGGCGGCCTTCACGTACTCGCCAGCCTCGCGCACCGCCGGGGCGAGCGCCTCGGCCATTTGCCCTTCCAGATTCACCACACTGCCCACTGACAGCCGCACCCCCACCATGTCCGACAGCGCGTCCTTCACCAGTCGTTTGGACAGCCGGTACTTGCCCACCAGCAGACTGGCGAGCGCGCCCAACCTATCTCCGAAGGCACTGCTGGCGTACCCGGGCACTTCCTCTCGTGTCACCGTGCCGCACGCGCCGCATTCCAGCGCATGGCTGCGATACTCCGTGACAACGGCCGACAGCGGCGGCACCTCCACCACCTGATGGCGGCGCGGCTCCACGTCTCTTCCCTCCAGCCGACGCCCACAGTCCTTGCACTCCTTGGGCACCAACTCGACGACGTGCCGCACCTCTTCGGGCGGCAGCAGCTCGCGCTCATGCTTCTTGTGTCCGGGCTGGCCCCCAGGACTTCGGCCCGTTGGCTTCTTCGGCTGGCGCCGGGCTCCAGGGCCGTCCGAGGAAGGCGGCTTGGAGGAGTTACTCGAGTTCTGGCTCAGGCGCGCCTCCAACTCCGCCACACGCGCAGTGAGTGCTTCCACCTTCGCCATCAACTCCGCTATCCGCGCGTCTCGCG from Melittangium boletus DSM 14713 includes the following:
- the mprF gene encoding bifunctional lysylphosphatidylglycerol flippase/synthetase MprF; translated protein: MTHRLLRVAGPLLGVGVLTLALKALHEELHAYHYRDIVHQLEALPWPRLLLAVGLVILSYGVLTGYDWIALRYVGSGLPYRTFGPAAFIATAVSNNVGFTWLSGGSIRLRFYTSQGLSTAEVTQVVGYITLSFWVGFLSVGGALFLFDPPPIPPELHLPQVGPRLIGGLFLGVVLFYAGLVLLRREPVRIRGWQLPMPTRHHLIWQVLVAGGDWLFAAATLYALLPGHDVSFHAVLGAFIVAQMSGLLSHVPGGIGVFETVVLLFLSDRIPKPVLLGTLVVYRAVYYLLPFALSVVLIGLYEVGQRRAQVQRLAGSAGRWASSLLPNVFALATFTTGVFLLVSSVTPALDGRWAWVDRVVPLPVRDVSHLSSGLVGAGLLLLARGIQRRLDGAYVLTVVLLGVGAAVAVLRGGEFRTALVLAVLFVCFLPCHREFYRRSSLLHERFTVGWVLAILAVLGATSWLGFFVHRNAEFSSELLWRFVLHGDAPRFVRVSVGAAVVVGVFAVAHLLRALPSQPERPSLDDLATARDIVSHSPDAFAHRALLGDLTLLFNASRTGFVMSTHQGRGWVALGDPIGPEPELAGLAWRWFEEVERHNAIPVFSAVRSEHLPLYMELGLSPQKVGEQARVALRDGAPEDSRQEWEGCGFEVIPGEGVGAWLAELERVAEDWCSRRGRGDVGALDARALALGPVALVRREGRVVAFASMWTGADREEVSVRLLRFSAEAPVGVMDWLVERLREWGRREGYHWLDLGLTPSADAEEASLSPTWSHLSTWRFVHGEHFEDLPSLRAFKQRFQPRWEPRYLVSPPGLSLPSVLEDVAGRVSAVRWVGLELGGDSILRHPPRIPS
- the istB gene encoding IS21-like element helper ATPase IstB, whose protein sequence is MSHELVHARVREHLERLRLGHLAERLDALLAEAARGEPTYLDFLDALLSEEMGAKQRKRVSMGITIAHFPAVKTLEDFDFKAQPSVDAKLVRELATGRFIAQAQNVLLFGPPGVGKTHLAIGLGRAAVESGHSVLFTSATALLAALAKAESEGVLKDKLNYFAKPKLLVVDELGYLPFEKRSAHLFFQLVARRYEKGSLLLTTNQLVGQWGGVFGDDVLAAAILDRLLHHSHTLLIQGDSYRLRQKRKAGLLGRGSPQTPDAGAEPGR